GCAATTAATATTGCTCATTTCTAACCTACTTGTAGCATCTAGCTAGAACAACCGCCGAGTCTGCTCTCCGGCCGCGGCCGGTACTTCAGTCCTCGAAGCCGGTCTTCTTCCAGACGGCGTCCCGGACCCGGCTGAGGTCACGCCCCTTGAGCGTCCTGCCGATCCCCTCGTGCACCGACAGCGACGCGGCCCGGCTGCGCCACGCCAGCTCGTGAGGTGGGATCACCGTGGCGCCACCACTGGCCGCCCTGCCGTAGTCGTAGTCGTCGTCCCCGTCGAGCTCCCACCCGCCCTCGTGGTGGTTCCTGTACTCGACCCCGAGGATTTTCTGCCAGTCCGGTATGTTCATCGGCAGCGACCCCGGCGCGGCGCCCCGGCTGTCCAGCGGCTTCTTCCGCCCGGCGCGGGAGGCCGGGATCGGGCGCGCCCGGGCGGCGGCTAGCTCGGCCGGGCCGGAGTATTCCACGCCGCCGGCAGGGGCAAACGAGCCCCAGACGTCCGACTCGTCGAACTCGTCCGCCGCCCCGCCGGGGCACGTTGCCGCCGCGCCCCGGGACGGCGAGAACATCCGGTACGCGTGCTTCGCGGCCGCCGATCTCGCACTCCCGGCCATGCTGATCGATCGGTCTTGCTGTTTCCCCTTGCCTTGCCTTTACCGTGACGCTTAGCTAGCTTTGCAGCAAGTTGCAACCGCCGATCTTTGCCGAGGAGTGCGAGAGAATGGTGCTAGGTGAGGTTGGCAATGGTTTTGGAGCTTGCGTGGGTTGGTTCTTATAGTCAGAGGGTGAGGAGGGCGGCAGCTACAAGCGGTGGGTGGGCTCGCGGAGTGAGACGTGAGGGACCCGAAGCGGATAAGGCTGTTTCCGGAATGACGGCCCAGCCCTCCGGCTCCGGGTGTTTGCCTCGCCACTAACACGGATGTGCACCGGCGGCCGTGGGGCGTCATGGTCTGAGACGGTGCACGGTAGGCACGGTGGCGTTTTGTAACAGGAAAAAAAGAGGTGGGACaggaaaagagaaataaataaaGGATTAAAGATAGAAGTATGAAAGAGAGGTGAGCAGTTAGGATTAAATTTTGTTTCTATTTCAATGAGatattattttcattttatttttattttagtaaGATATTATCTCTCTTTCCTAATATGCAAAAGGCACATAGGGTATGGCTCACCAAAACACTTTGTCACCTGCGTTCTGAATGTGCTAACCTTGTGCTAGGAACCTCCCACCGGACACACTTTTTGTCACATCCGATCTGAATGTTCCAACCTTGTTTTTCCCTGATCACTACTGTGCTTGCGCCACCATGCAAAGTAGATACGAGTACACACATGACTCACGTACGAGACTACGTTGTACAACTACAGACAACACTACACAACAGGGATATGTCATATGTGTATATGGCTGATGAGGTAAAGACTAGTTGTCGCTTGGGGTAGTGATACTTGAAACTGATTCTACGAGCTGCATCACTGATTCTACGAGCTGCATCTCTACATTAGCTCATTTAGGCTCTGACCGTATGAGATTTGCTGCTATCATCAAGGATATTCTAGAGCTAAAAACCTGTCTTGGAGAATTCAAGGTCTAAAAAACAAAGAGACACCCGAATATTGTTGCTCATGAGCTAGTGAAACATGCTAGGAGAGCACATAGCTCGGCAGTATGGACAGCAAAGGCTGCTTTATGTATCGGGCACTGGTGCTCAAATATTGTAACTCATGTAccttttaatatatataaagcaTCTTTTTATCGGAAAAAAGGGTAAAGCTGGTACTACTTGTTAggaaactatatatatatatatatatatatatatatatatatatatatatatatatatatatatatatacacacacacacatacatacatacatgaaaCATAATCCCTCATTGTAATATAGATGAATAAACaataaacaatttttttctttacatTGTATCTACATTGCAATTGTTCTCTCGAAGGATCGCTCGACTATAGCCAATAGCAGCGGTTTCTCAATACGTTATCAGCATGAAGCTCTGTTAGAGACCAAGCTATGAATCGGATCGTCTCGCTTCGCAAGGACTAAAAGGTACGATTGATTCGGTACGTTTTCTAGCTATTATTGTTTTTGCTTCGGATACGTAAATCTGCGTGAATAGTACAAATAGTAGCAGTAGAGTGAATAGCATGAACAGTGAAATGATTTGACAACAGTGGCTGCTCCGGTGGGGCCTGCAGCCCTCACCATGCCATAAGCTGGGAACCGGCGACCGCCTCTCTACACATATAGGAAAAAAGGGAGAGGCACGACACCTCGTCACACATGGAAGCCGATGGCCTCCCAGTCCAGTGCTAGGCACACCACTAGCCATCGTCGTTGGCCGGACCCCGACGGCCGTCCTCCGCACCAAACGCGGTGGCTCGAAGACCTCCGCCAcatattaaagaaaaaacaacaaaaaagggGGTGGATGGGGGCACCGCCGGCATGGAAgccggcggcctcctcgctTCACCGTGTCGCAGTCCCTCGTATGGCCACCGAAGACGCTGCCGCCTGCATTACTGTGCGCCGTCGATTGAAGCCGGCCACCCACCACCGTTGTAGCTTGCTTGAAGGCACACGGGCCACAGTCGACTTGAAGGCACCACATGCCATCACCTGGAGTTGAGCCGTCACCCATAGTCGAGCCACCACTCGGAGCTGAGTCGTTGTCGACCGCCGTAGGCTCCCGCGAAATGCGCCACGTTGGACGCACGTGCTTCGTGCGTCACCAACCTGAAGTGGGCCACCGCTAGGTCAGAGTGGCAGCTACAGTTTGGAAACCCTAGCTGTCCCGTTATATGGGAAGCGCATGGACCGGATAGGCTGGGGCGGCCCAATGTTAGCGGCTCGGCCCAATTAACAAAGAAAACTGGTGGAAatagaaggaaaaagaaaaaatctaaaatttgacATTTAGCCCTTGGGTTTCCCATTATTTGAGcgtaatttctaaatttttgtgTTTAGGCCCTTGGTTGTTCTGAAATTTTTTCAGATGCTTTGTTTTTGCATAGAAGTACCtctagaattcaaaatttgTATCTGTTTTAGCAATTATGATGtacttaattatgttattattgttTTTATGCTAATAATTATTGTttttactgtttaaattgcATGTTATGCATTTAAGTTCAGTAAAATTCGAATGATAGCATAGGAAATGTCGAAAAAATTTACAGTAACCCTATTTAGCAATATGATGCacctttactagtagtaattcTTGCtttattaaatatgtagatggttGGTATCAtgaacaaggagttcgctgagcttAGTGTTGATGGCCGTAACTATCTCACTAGACCGTCAGATGTCTGGATTGTACTTGGAGCAAAAAGACTATGTACTGCTATTGGCCTAGAAACAAGTAGTGCAATAGTTCacacggaggatgagaatgatcaaaCACTTTATTTTCTCCGtcaccatctctctcccactttgaagaATGATTACATGGCAACGACCAGCACCAAAGCACTATGGGACACGTTGCATGAGCGTTTTGAgcgtcttaagtacaccatcaagcctatTGCAGAGCAAGAATTGGTCCGGTTCCGTTTCTATGATTtcaagcatgtcagagagtacaactccacaTTACATCGCATTTGCACACTCCTGTGTCTCTATGAGAAAGAGATCACatgagaggagaaaattgagaagactcactccactttccacccgaatgcggcagaatccgcacgcaatcatcgtcaatcaaaatacaagaagtattctgaattgattgacGTATTATAGcttcatgaagttcatgacAAAGTCATCACCAAGAACGTCTCATCCTAGCCGCAAGTGAAGAGCAGTggtctagaagtcaatcacaacTCTTTCAAAGCACGCAAGAGCCGCAATAAGAAGCGGGGGAAGAGAGGAAGGAAAGTGGTAGCAGACAAAGTCAAGtttggtgatgataatggcaatacaaagaaagaagtcaagctaTACGGTGAGCAAAATcagacatgctataagtgcggTGTTTGAGGCTATTAGTcccgaatctgcaaagcaccaaagcataTTGTGAAATCAtaccagaagaagaaaaaggagcagcCATAAGCACACCTCACTATTGCAATGGAGATGAAAGGGGATAAAGCAGCCGCAATTAAAAGGAATGCATCTCACATgaaagttgatgatgctcccacaGTGCCAGTAAAAGACCTCCAATAAAGGATGTGGAGATCTCTACTTTGTCCTTCTCCACTACCATAGAAAATGTCATAAAGGATGAAGCGAAAAAAtaaagccattgaagatgaagtggtcgGATATTTCACAGACTCTATCtataattagagtaattagttatttacttagttgctgaatttaggatgattgaatgaataaatgaaagctttagaagagcaagcttaactgcaaacaatatttttcgaTAGTTAATAGAAcatttagtcttgttgctacttcATCGCATGCaaatgattgaatgctttatgTATAGAATATGTACAGCGTCCGTATAGAgaaagtgtgtattgtggatagtggaactaTAAATACCATCTTAAGAAAAAAGATGTATTTTTAGTCTATTAAAAATAGGTCTGAAAAAATGATGGATGTCACTCGTAGTAATAAATTTATAGTAGATTTTGAAAGAGCCACAATCATACTATCTATGGATCTACGTTGCACATTAAAGAAATATTGTTATATCCTGAATCTACAAAAAAATTCTTAAGTTTAAAGATATTCGCGCTAATAGTTTTCATGTAGAAATtagtgaagaagatggtagggaacACCTACTTATCACTAAATGTGATAGTGAAgtaagaatactagaaaaactttccTTCATaagcagtggcttgtactacacttaCATTAAAAtacctgaagtgttcactaccttgaTGACTATGTTTCATAGTATATAATTATTCTCCTTATGACATGATAGATTAGGTTATCATGGTCTTAGAATGAcgaggaacataattactaactcacaggGTCATGGCGTAAATGTGAATAATTTTTCGAATCATGAAGGTTTTGTATGCCATGCATGTGCTACCGAGAAATTAATTATAAGAccatctaccttgaaggtatAAGTTGAAATCCCTACATTCTTAGACCGAATCCAGGGGGATATTTATGGTCATATTTAGTCATTTTCTGTCCCGtttcggtactttatggtattgatagatatatcctcaaaatgattgcatgtatgtctattatctacccgtaACCACgtctttgcaaagttgataTCACAGATCATACAATTCAGGAATAATTTTCTGGATCATCACGTGAAATTCATTAAAATGGACAACACTGGAGAATTACTTCTAAAGTGTTTGATaattattgcactggtatgggaattaaagttAAACATTCTGTACTGCAcgtccacactcagaatggactagccgaagcattgataaaaagaataaaatttattaCTAGATATTTGTTGCAGCACTATAATTTATCTGCTACATGTTGGAGACATGTAGTTTTATATGCGGCAgctctcattaattatagatcatccttgtcggtgacatgggaaccaggggtccctgagtcccgatgCTAAGAACAGTAGTGTGCCATGtggtgccctccctcggggattatcttcccgaggtctgagaagatcaagttctgggagagggtgctcggggtcatgaacagtggtccctgagtacccgagttccccgatgatccgagaaggcccagttccgggagagggtgctcggggccataaacagtggtccccgagcacctgagttcctcgatgataaaagaagatcaagtcccgggaaagggtgctcggggccataaatagtggtccccgagcacccgagttccccgatgagaAGAGAAGACAGttccggaagagggtgctcgtgGGCACTGTTTATGAATAGTGGTtctcgagcacccaagttccccgaggacccgagcagtatAGTACcaggagaggacgctcggggccataaacagtggtccccgagcacctgtgttccccgaggaccaagagagggcatatccgggagagagtaatcggggctgtgaacattagcccccgagcactcacagttccccgatgGACTGAGAAGTCCTCCTCCGGTGGTCCCCATatgggctcagcggtgaggtgtcaactagtgagaggcccgatgccgcatttaagagggcgcgtgacctgtcacttccaaccactctctccacgcttgctgtcagtccctgccacggtttGGCAGGGAgacgtgggggcatttaatgcatgggtcccatcgtgcgtcatccgacgcgcctcgggataacgtcgcagggctcgaggcataacGCCTGctcccctgttgtgtcagacTTACTCTgactgggcgggcacgcggggctgctcggtggctacccggcgggccctcccCACTGCaccgctgaaaagcggaatgacGACTACGAAgatcggacgggggcgcgttttcaaccctccccgtcacctcaagcagcagcccatgatggttgttttccatttatggcgtcttgaaACTTGCATCAATCCTTTTTGGGCACGCCATTCGCCCCACCGTGTATAAAAGAGGGACGGTCTCCCCAGAGAAGGGAGGAGCTTTGAGGCCTACATCAGACGAGTCTGAAGAACGCTCAGAGACTTagatcaaccgaagaacaaggagtacgaagctctagacttagacaaatattcttgtaacacagcagatcctcagagagacattctcagagcatttatagaatacacacaggagtaggttattacgctcagtgcggcccgaacctgtctaaaattcccctgagcatttactttctcctgcatccgatcattccctccgcctacatctcatttactcccatttattttaCGTACAAAGGAggactcagaatcatcccccccgccgaatctcaaagggggtccctccggatccccgcttgaggagttcaccctccgataaTCCTCCTATAACATCCATTCACTTATGCAACTAATGAAAGGGGTAATTCGGAAGATTTCCCAATTACGCAACTttagatgtatggtttatgtgccaataccgtAGCCACAGCGAACCGTTATGGGATATTTTCGGAAAGTTAGAATATATGTCGATTATGAGACTGtatccataatccgatatttagacCAAACAACTAGAAATCTACATACAGCCCGCTTCGCTAAttgtatttttgttgaaaataatttCCGTCGTTACGGGGAGAAAATATACCCTTAGACGAAAAATATCAGGAAATTATACGGCAGGACAAAAttgcggcacatgatcctcgcactagtgaagcaaatgataaAGTGCAAAAAATTATTGATTTGCAAAAATTCGCAAACGATCTACcagatcatttttgtgatttgaagagcgtgacttaGTCGCATCGCATGTGTCTGCATGCAATACACCGGAGAaggtggaagtaccaaaagaaggtacctcTTATCTTGCACTAGGagcttaaaaaataataaaatgacaAAAAATTCGGTACCTAAAATCTCAAATAGTCGAAGACATCTGGTAAAAATGGGAAATGAGATCTTATCATAACTGATCATAAAAATGCCCTAAAGGAATAAGAAGGGAAGCCATTTGAGACCTGACGATGGTATAGATCCTTAGAAAGTAGGTATACCAAATTTGAATCTTTCCACACAGGAATTGATGCTGTTAAACTAAAGGAGCTTGCTCAAACAAttagaaattatgaagagcgaGATGTAGAAGTACCTGAATGTGCAACCCATAATGAAATAGCAacaaactatgtgaattcagagGAATCATAGAATAtagcaaccacaatagttgatTGTGGCAATTTTGTTTACTACacaaataaaattgccacagGTATAAATCATGACACTGATTGTATAATGAGctcagattgggaagactgaCAGAAGGTAATAATAGCTGAACTAttatccctgaacaaaagagagatttttAGGCCAGTATACCGCACACCTGCCCACATAAAACAAATAGGATATAAGTGGATTTTTATTTATAAGAGGaataaaaggaatgaaattgtgaggtacaaagtaCGACTAGTGGCGCAatgtttcactcaacgaccagatgttgattataaagaaactCCTTCCTCGGTAATGGGTGGTATTAcgtttagatatttaatctcaatggcagtcaacctggagttaaaaataaaattgatggatgttatgacaacatatctttatgggagtcTTGATTCGTATATTTATATAAAGGTACCTAAAGAAATATCATTGCTGAATCAGGATAGATGAAATAGATtcctttatagcgtacaattgaagaagtcgttATATGGGTTGAAATAGTCAGGTAGAATGTGTTACAATCATTTGCGTAAATTTCTCAGAAAATGAGGTTACACAAATAGCATAGATTATCcttgtgtattcataagaaggtctcataatggattttgcataatatatgtatatgtagatgatctgaatcATCAATACATAAGAAGAAATAGAGCAAGCAAGCTTGtacttgaagtctgaatttaaaataaaagatttgagTAAAACCAAAATTCTTAGGCCTACAGCTAGAGCATATGGCGAGATAAAATCTTTATACATcaatcaaactacactcagaaggtgttagagcggtttcgttttgaaaaatcatttggTGCCAAAATCCCCATGGTCGGAAGGCCATTGCAAGCATATCAAGATCTCTGTCGACatagagaagagagggaggatgTATTGAGACCGAAATTCCTATATTTAAGTGCAATATGTGCATTAATATATCTGGCTAATTGCATTAGGCCAGACATATCATTTGCACTAAATCTACTAGCATGAAACCCACTAAAAGGTATTGGAATGGCTTGAAAGATATTTTACGTTACTTGAAAGGTAGCAAAGATATGAGtttgttctacagaaagaatcagggCTAAGTTTGGTTGGATACGTCGATGTTAGGTATCCATCAGACATGCATTCAGTGAAATCACATACTGActatgttttcttatgtggtggaactgcaatttCCTGGAGACcgtcaaagaaaaatcttgtaTTTACTTCGATGAACCACTCGAAAATAATAACTTTATATGAAGCTTAGAAGAATGACTAATCATATCCACTAGTCAtatggtttgaacactactaacacccctaccattatctatgaagataatgctgcatgtgtTGCATAAGTGCAATCGgcatatgtgaaaagcaacttaacgaagcatatcaaccccaagttcttttatgctcatgaattgtataagatgaatgaaataaaggtaatacaTACCAAGTTATGTGAAAATCTTGCAAATTAGTTTACCAAGTCTCTCATTGCATCTAATTTTAAAAGATGTGTCCGTAGTATTAGGATGATGAAGCTTAGAGAGTTGTACATTTCCAGGGAGAATGTTCACATAATAAcgatatgaagaattaaatcttagtcaagaagattaagtacctAAAAGTTAATTATGAAGATTATATAAAACATTTTGGGTGGATTATACTCTTCTTTTCTTAGatgagttttcctgaagtttctTATGTTACGGGTTTTAACGAGGCAATTCATGTGATCATGTCGTGAGCTATGCATtctttctcctatttttttcacttgattttTGAAGAGTTTTAATAAGATATATGCATTTCACGAGAAGTGTCAAAGTGAGTATTAGGAAACCTAAAGTTTGCAATGAAATGTGGGTCTATCTTaatctcttgaaagattcgattaTATCTCTTAGGTatttttggcactatatatactAGGCAGAATCGCTCATTGTAAACATATTGAAATTAAgaataaatagttttttttccttatatTACGCCTCCTTtacaattattttttaagaGATCCTTGAACTACATCTAATAGCAGCAATTTCTTAATACTAGTTGTCATTTGCCGGTAATAAGGTCAACTAGATGGATTTGCGTGCCTATGCCACACCCTTTTTGTTGGATAGAGCGTGACAaaataagactaaaaaattaggttcactgATTTTGAGCATcccaatatttatttatgaatttattgatatttaatacattcatttaattatgagaaaaataatgatatttttATGTATAAACATAatttaacatgtagacgacagtaatacaaacctaactaaatttgtttcatattttttagttttagatatttttctatgtattttagattatttcaaccaatttattaatataactattattactttcactattttctaaaaatccacatatacacatacatatatgtatatgtatacgcACACATACCTAtaagtatacatatacgtatatgtatatgtacatatacacacatatatttatttgtacatatatatatgtatacctaCATGAGATCTATATAAATCGTAGTTATAGTAACATGatcttgtaaaattattttaaatcttagtcctttaatatatgtaatagatgtGTCATAATATTTAGCGGAAGGGTAATTCCGTGGTCTACTTATGACAATGaacaaaaataattttccaGTGCTCGAGTTTGTCGCTGCACGCACGATGGCATCATTATTGGCCCCGCTAGCGTGTGTCTATGGGTCTgtgatggtgacacgtggttcTGCCCCTCGCGCTTGGCACGCCCCGCCGGTGGCAAGGGTCCCCATACCATAGGCCGTGGGCGGAGACGGAGGCTGGGCAGCGGGCACGCGAATTCGGTACGCGGGTGGTAGATTCACGACTCTTACATGCGGGACCCACGTCCAGGATGTGCCAGGCGCGCGTAGTCACGTAGCAGTTC
This genomic window from Phragmites australis chromosome 7, lpPhrAust1.1, whole genome shotgun sequence contains:
- the LOC133923575 gene encoding protein S40-4-like, which codes for MAGSARSAAAKHAYRMFSPSRGAAATCPGGAADEFDESDVWGSFAPAGGVEYSGPAELAAARARPIPASRAGRKKPLDSRGAAPGSLPMNIPDWQKILGVEYRNHHEGGWELDGDDDYDYGRAASGGATVIPPHELAWRSRAASLSVHEGIGRTLKGRDLSRVRDAVWKKTGFED